A single window of Pyxicephalus adspersus chromosome 10, UCB_Pads_2.0, whole genome shotgun sequence DNA harbors:
- the LOC140339650 gene encoding cholesterol 25-hydroxylase-like protein — protein MSPTFSMWGEAQPGLFLQSIWNYVLSKEHIIRSPLYPVLFSFIVYMAFCLPYLALDFLCFRIPALKKYQVQPKSRPTLAMVLHCLAHTIYSHVVFIFPLSIAYWYWRPMHLPSLAPELHRFVLDIIACLLFFDFQYFVWHLLHHKVPWLYKNFHKMHHKYTATFALATQYSSAWEMLSLGFFANVSPVMLGCHPLTEMAVFIIHIYLSVEDHCGYDFAWSTHKLVPFGLCGGPNHHDLHHQKFLWNYAPYFTHWDKLFNTLARQTSKKHQD, from the coding sequence ATGTCTCCAACCTTCTCCATGTGGGGAGAAGCACAGCCAGGGCTCTTCCTGCAATCTATCTGGAACTATGTGCTGTCTAAAGAGCACATCATCAGATCACCTTTATATCCAGTGCTTTTCTCATTCATTGTCTACATGGCTTTCTGTCTTCCTTACCTGGCACTGGACTTTCTCTGTTTCAGAATACCAGCCTTGAAGAAGTACCAAGTGCAGCCAAAATCCAGACCCACATTGGCCATGGTGCTGCACTGCCTGGCACACACTATATACAGTCATGTGGTCTTCATATTCCCATTGAGTATTGCCTATTGGTACTGGAGACCAATGCACCTGCCATCGCTGGCACCTGAGCTACATCGCTTTGTATTGGACATCATTGCCTGCTTGCTGTTTTTTGACTTCCAGTATTTTGTCTGGCACTTATTGCATCACAAGGTCCCCTGGCTATACAAGAACTTTCACAAGATGCATCACAAGTACACTGCCACCTTTGCCTTGGCAACACAATACTCCAGTGCATGGGAGATGCTGTCATTGGGGTTCTTTGCTAACGTCAGTCCAGTGATGTTGGGGTGTCATCCATTGACTGAGATGGCTGTCTTCATCATCCATATCTATCTGTCTGTGGAAGATCACTGTGGCTATGACTTTGCCTGGTCCACACACAAACTGGTGCCATTTGGCTTATGCGGAGGACCAAACCATCATGACCTTCATCACCAAAAGTTTTTATGGAACTATGCACCCTATTTCACTCACTGGGACAAACTGTTCAATACTCTAGCACGGCAAACATCAAAGAAACACCAAGACTGA
- the LOC140339832 gene encoding cholesterol 25-hydroxylase-like protein encodes MNSTSVLMSAPFSMWGEAQPGLFLQSIWNYVLSKEHIIRSPLYPVLFSFIVYMAFCLPYLALDFLCFRIPALKKYQVQPKSRPTLAMVLHCLAHTIYSHVVFIFPLSIASWYWRPLHLPSLAPELHRFVLDIIACLLLFDFQYFVWHLLHHKVPWLYKNFHKMHHKYTATFALATQYSSAWEMLSLGFFANVSPVMLGCHPLTEMAVFIIHIYLSVEDHCGYDFAWSTHKLVPFGLCGGPNHHDLHHQKFLWNYAPYFTHWDKLFNTLARQTSKKHQD; translated from the coding sequence ATGAATAGTACTAGTGTGTTGATGTCTGCACCCTTCTCCATGTGGGGAGAAGCACAGCCAGGGCTCTTCCTGCAATCTATCTGGAACTATGTGCTGTCTAAAGAGCACATCATCAGATCACCTTTATATCCAGTGCTTTTCTCATTCATTGTCTACATGGCTTTCTGTCTTCCTTACCTGGCACTGGACTTTCTCTGTTTCAGAATACCAGCCTTGAAGAAGTACCAAGTGCAGCCAAAATCCAGACCCACATTGGCCATGGTGCTGCACTGCCTGGCACACACTATATACAGCCATGTGGTCTTCATATTCCCATTGAGTATTGCCTCTTGGTACTGGAGACCACTGCACCTGCCATCGCTGGCACCTGAGCTACATCGCTTTGTATTGGACATCATTGCCTGCTTGCTGCTTTTTGACTTCCAGTATTTTGTCTGGCACTTATTGCATCACAAGGTCCCCTGGCTATACAAGAACTTTCACAAGATGCATCACAAGTACACTGCCACCTTTGCCTTGGCAACACAATACTCCAGTGCATGGGAGATGCTGTCATTGGGGTTCTTTGCTAACGTCAGTCCAGTGATGTTGGGGTGTCATCCATTGACTGAGATGGCTGTCTTCATCATCCACATCTACCTGTCTGTGGAAGATCACTGTGGCTATGACTTTGCCTGGTCCACACACAAACTGGTGCCATTTGGCTTATGCGGAGGACCAAACCATCATGACCTTCATCACCAAAAGTTTTTATGGAACTATGCACCCTATTTCACTCACTGGGACAAACTGTTCAATACTCTAGCACGGCAAACATCAAAGAAACACCAAGACTGA